In Neorhizobium sp. NCHU2750, a single genomic region encodes these proteins:
- a CDS encoding BON domain-containing protein produces the protein MVFKHQQFYETPPEIEVEFPPHAVLEGLVSDALASAGGIDASDVTVTATGSIITLAGAVQRQEEIPRATEVAKGIAGVGEVRNEIKVTGTEQSRRAI, from the coding sequence ATGGTCTTCAAGCATCAGCAGTTTTACGAGACGCCGCCGGAAATCGAGGTCGAATTTCCGCCCCATGCCGTGCTGGAAGGATTGGTTTCCGATGCGCTCGCTTCCGCCGGCGGCATCGACGCGAGCGATGTGACGGTAACCGCGACAGGCTCGATCATCACGCTTGCCGGCGCTGTCCAGCGCCAGGAAGAGATCCCCCGCGCCACCGAGGTGGCGAAGGGCATCGCCGGCGTCGGCGAGGTGCGAAACGAGATCAAGGTCACCGGAACGGAACAGTCGCGAAGAGCGATCTGA
- a CDS encoding SDR family oxidoreductase produces MTAERQDKSTGKIAIITGGSRGIGRNTVLCLARRGVRSIFTYNSNQAEADKVIALAAEAGAGAIALKLDTGKSASFPAFVDAVRSALESMGADHFDYLVNNAGTSSTATLANGTEEELDAQFSVHFKGVFLLTQALLPLINDGGRIVNISSGLARVAMNGRAIYGPMKAAVETLSRYMALELGPRRIAVNVVAPGAIATDFSGGVVRDNPAVNKMVADHTALGRAGTPDDVGPVIAGLLSDEFGWVNAQRIEVAGGMQI; encoded by the coding sequence ATGACAGCCGAACGACAAGATAAATCAACGGGAAAGATCGCGATCATCACCGGCGGCAGCCGCGGCATCGGCAGGAACACCGTCCTCTGCCTGGCCAGGCGCGGTGTTCGCTCGATCTTCACCTACAACTCAAATCAGGCAGAAGCCGACAAGGTCATCGCCCTCGCCGCCGAGGCAGGCGCCGGAGCCATCGCCCTCAAGCTCGACACCGGCAAATCGGCCTCCTTTCCCGCCTTCGTCGACGCCGTGCGATCGGCTCTTGAAAGCATGGGCGCCGACCATTTCGATTATCTGGTCAACAATGCCGGCACATCCTCGACCGCAACCCTCGCCAATGGCACGGAGGAGGAACTCGACGCCCAGTTCAGCGTCCATTTCAAGGGCGTCTTCCTGCTCACACAGGCGCTGCTGCCGCTAATCAACGACGGTGGCCGGATCGTCAATATCTCGTCGGGGCTTGCACGTGTGGCCATGAACGGCCGCGCCATCTATGGCCCGATGAAGGCGGCGGTCGAAACGCTCAGCCGCTACATGGCGCTGGAGCTTGGACCGCGGCGCATTGCCGTCAATGTCGTCGCCCCCGGCGCCATCGCCACCGATTTCTCCGGCGGCGTGGTGCGCGACAACCCGGCCGTCAACAAGATGGTCGCCGACCATACAGCCCTCGGCCGCGCCGGCACACCGGACGATGTCGGCCCGGTCATCGCCGGCCTTCTGTCGGACGAATTCGGCTGGGTCAACGCCCAGCGCATCGAGGTCGCCGGCGGCATGCAGATCTGA
- a CDS encoding AraC family transcriptional regulator, with amino-acid sequence MMDELIAEIRRYTDRKPGENIYFTPINTVAILRSDYPKPPAHRMSQPSMCIVVQGAKWANFGGNRFEYKAGEALVIGVEAPSVGRVVEASPDHPCLVLMFELDLAIMRSVAAELADPPKPRSEPCRGVFVTNFQGPIADCALRLVRLFDMPNAIPTLYPVIMREICYWLLTGPHGADIARMALVNNQPQRVLEAVRVLRERFAEPIRVDELAAVAQLSPSAFHRHFKALTLLSPLQYQKQLRLLEARRLLASQGLNVEAAAFQVGYESPSQFSREYSRMFGEAPKRDARRVGSQLGDEDSGDAAAAVMLQGAA; translated from the coding sequence ATGATGGACGAACTGATCGCGGAAATCCGGCGTTACACGGATCGCAAGCCGGGCGAAAACATCTATTTCACGCCGATCAACACCGTGGCGATCCTCCGGTCGGACTATCCGAAACCGCCGGCGCACCGGATGTCCCAGCCATCCATGTGCATCGTGGTGCAGGGCGCGAAATGGGCGAATTTCGGCGGCAATCGCTTCGAGTACAAGGCGGGCGAGGCTCTCGTCATCGGTGTCGAAGCGCCGTCTGTCGGCCGGGTGGTCGAGGCAAGCCCGGATCATCCCTGCCTTGTTCTCATGTTCGAGCTCGACCTTGCCATCATGCGCAGCGTGGCGGCGGAACTTGCTGATCCGCCGAAGCCAAGGAGCGAACCGTGCCGCGGCGTTTTCGTCACCAATTTCCAAGGTCCGATCGCCGATTGCGCCTTGCGGCTGGTGCGGCTGTTCGACATGCCGAACGCCATTCCGACGCTCTATCCGGTGATCATGCGGGAGATCTGCTACTGGCTGCTGACCGGGCCTCATGGCGCCGATATTGCCCGCATGGCGCTGGTCAACAACCAGCCGCAGCGGGTGCTTGAGGCTGTGCGGGTGCTGCGTGAACGGTTTGCCGAACCGATCCGGGTCGATGAACTGGCGGCGGTTGCCCAGCTCAGCCCGTCCGCCTTCCACCGGCATTTCAAGGCGCTGACATTGCTTTCGCCGCTGCAGTACCAGAAGCAGCTGCGGCTTCTCGAAGCCCGCCGACTGTTGGCGTCGCAGGGGCTGAATGTCGAGGCGGCGGCCTTTCAGGTCGGGTATGAAAGCCCGTCGCAGTTCAGCCGGGAATATTCACGGATGTTCGGCGAGGCACCGAAGCGCGATGCGAGACGCGTCGGCTCGCAGCTCGGGGACGAGGATAGCGGCGATGCTGCTGCAGCCGTGATGCTGCAAGGCGCCGCCTGA
- a CDS encoding helix-turn-helix transcriptional regulator, which translates to MTADNNALGVFLRDRRARLDPANFGLAGRRRTPGLRREEVAQRANISPTWYTWLEQGRGGAPSADVLNRIASGLMLTEPEREHLFMLGLGRPPEVRYRAVEGVSPRLQRLIDLLETSPALIRTAAWDILAWNKAATVVMTDYSQLVPTERNVLRMLFLRPGVKEHQHDWEAMARFVVAAFRADAARAGAISEIADLVDELCRKSEEFERIWQENELATMGEGTKRLKHPILGDIELEYSGFAVDGRPDLNMVVYNPVDEAVANRIRELVREKSA; encoded by the coding sequence ATGACTGCTGACAACAATGCATTGGGTGTTTTTCTGCGCGATCGCCGCGCCCGTCTCGATCCGGCAAATTTCGGCCTCGCCGGCCGCCGCCGCACGCCCGGTCTTCGCCGTGAGGAAGTCGCCCAGCGTGCCAATATCAGCCCCACCTGGTACACCTGGCTGGAACAGGGCCGCGGCGGCGCCCCCTCTGCCGATGTCTTGAACCGCATCGCCTCCGGCCTGATGCTGACCGAGCCGGAACGCGAGCATCTCTTCATGCTCGGCCTCGGCCGTCCGCCGGAAGTTCGCTACCGGGCCGTCGAAGGGGTCAGCCCGCGCCTTCAGCGGCTGATCGATCTGCTGGAGACGAGCCCTGCCCTGATCAGGACCGCCGCCTGGGACATTCTGGCCTGGAACAAGGCCGCAACCGTCGTCATGACCGACTATAGCCAGCTTGTACCGACCGAGCGCAACGTGCTGCGCATGCTGTTCCTCAGGCCGGGTGTGAAGGAGCACCAGCATGATTGGGAGGCCATGGCCCGCTTCGTCGTCGCCGCCTTTCGCGCCGATGCCGCACGCGCCGGCGCCATATCGGAAATTGCCGACCTGGTCGACGAATTGTGCCGCAAGAGCGAAGAGTTCGAAAGGATCTGGCAGGAAAACGAATTGGCGACGATGGGCGAGGGCACCAAGCGGCTCAAGCATCCCATCCTGGGCGATATCGAGCTGGAATATTCCGGATTTGCAGTGGATGGCAGGCCGGATCTCAACATGGTCGTCTACAATCCCGTTGACGAGGCCGTGGCGAACCGTATCCGCGAACTCGTGCGGGAAAAATCCGCCTGA
- a CDS encoding SDR family oxidoreductase yields MRIFLTGATGFIGSRIVPELIGAGHQVIGMTRSDAGAKALEAAGVEVHRGTLEEPESLRRGAEKADAVIHTAFDHDFSRFVENCAKDTRVIAAMGEALKGSNRPIIITSGTGLGIAEHGQPAVEDVCNLDHPNPRVASEIAGNALLDAGINLSVVRLPQVHDPVKQGLITPLVEIARAKGVSGYFGDGSNRYPAGHVVDVARLYRLAIERAEAGARYHAVGEEGVPVKLIAEALGRGLNLPVASIPAEKAGEHFGWMAMFAGLDMPASSARTREILGWQPTGPSLLEDLDAMDYRAIAA; encoded by the coding sequence ATGCGCATCTTTCTGACCGGCGCGACCGGCTTTATCGGCTCCAGGATCGTGCCGGAACTTATCGGCGCGGGACATCAGGTCATCGGCATGACCCGTTCAGACGCCGGTGCGAAGGCGCTCGAAGCCGCCGGTGTCGAAGTGCATCGCGGCACGCTGGAGGAGCCCGAGAGCCTGCGCCGCGGGGCGGAGAAGGCTGACGCCGTCATCCATACCGCATTCGACCACGATTTTTCGCGTTTTGTTGAAAACTGCGCCAAGGACACGCGGGTAATCGCGGCGATGGGCGAAGCGCTCAAGGGTTCCAACCGGCCGATCATCATCACCTCGGGCACCGGCCTCGGCATTGCCGAGCATGGCCAGCCGGCGGTCGAAGATGTCTGCAATCTCGACCATCCCAATCCGCGCGTCGCCTCCGAAATCGCCGGCAATGCGCTGCTCGACGCGGGCATCAATCTGTCTGTGGTGCGCCTGCCGCAGGTGCATGATCCGGTTAAGCAGGGGCTGATCACGCCGCTCGTCGAGATCGCCCGCGCCAAGGGTGTCTCGGGCTATTTCGGCGACGGTTCAAACCGCTATCCGGCAGGCCATGTCGTCGATGTCGCCCGGCTTTACCGGCTGGCGATCGAGCGGGCGGAGGCGGGTGCACGCTATCATGCGGTCGGCGAGGAAGGTGTTCCGGTGAAGCTCATCGCCGAAGCGCTCGGCCGCGGTTTGAACCTGCCCGTCGCCTCCATCCCGGCGGAAAAGGCCGGTGAGCATTTCGGCTGGATGGCCATGTTTGCCGGGCTCGATATGCCGGCGTCCAGCGCCAGGACGCGCGAAATCCTCGGCTGGCAGCCGACGGGTCCGAGCCTGCTCGAAGATCTCGACGCCATGGATTACCGGGCAATAGCTGCCTGA